A section of the Subtercola frigoramans genome encodes:
- a CDS encoding class I SAM-dependent methyltransferase, with product MSFDVTAAAYLNFMGRYSEPLAEIFSEWSGVRRGERVLDVGCGTGALTEQLVARLGAAAVSAVDPSASFVEAVEKRLPNVDVRLSGGEHLPFADAEFDGALAQLVIHVMADARAGLREMVRVIRPGGFVAACVWDHAGGRGPLATFWDAVHDLDPEEVGEAMLPGTREGELSDLFTAAGLVEVEASSLTVVRHYESFDDWWQPYLLGVGPAGAYVARLSSSRQLALRARCAELLPAGSFNVSALAWCARGIVPHGIVGR from the coding sequence ATGAGTTTTGACGTCACTGCCGCCGCATACTTGAACTTCATGGGCCGGTACTCCGAGCCACTCGCTGAGATCTTCTCCGAGTGGTCGGGCGTTCGGCGGGGAGAACGTGTGCTCGATGTTGGTTGCGGCACCGGAGCCCTGACCGAGCAGCTCGTCGCGCGGCTCGGCGCGGCTGCAGTCTCGGCGGTAGACCCGTCGGCCTCTTTCGTCGAGGCTGTCGAGAAGCGCCTGCCGAACGTCGACGTGCGCTTGTCGGGCGGCGAGCACCTTCCGTTCGCCGATGCAGAGTTTGACGGTGCACTCGCTCAGCTGGTCATCCATGTCATGGCGGATGCTCGTGCAGGTCTTCGCGAGATGGTGCGAGTGATTCGACCCGGCGGCTTCGTTGCGGCCTGCGTGTGGGATCACGCTGGGGGCCGTGGGCCGCTCGCTACTTTCTGGGATGCGGTTCATGACCTCGACCCAGAGGAGGTCGGTGAGGCGATGCTCCCGGGTACGCGTGAGGGTGAGCTGAGTGATCTGTTCACTGCAGCGGGGCTGGTGGAGGTCGAAGCCTCGAGCTTGACGGTGGTGCGGCACTACGAGTCGTTCGACGACTGGTGGCAGCCGTATCTGCTCGGAGTCGGGCCGGCCGGCGCGTATGTTGCCCGGCTTTCGAGTTCGCGTCAGTTGGCTCTTCGGGCGCGCTGCGCCGAACTTCTGCCTGCGGGGTCGTTCAATGTTTCCGCACTGGCGTGGTGTGCGCGCGGAATCGTGCCGCACGGGATCGTGGGCCGGTGA
- a CDS encoding APC family permease, which produces MTVNAPRTDAQADAFDPPAGDQPQLRRTLGGFQVFAISFAFISVAVGVFATYGEMLQTAGPVGIWLWVAAATGQTLVALVVAQFAARIALSGSSYQWASRLANPKIGWFFGWLSFWYLAIAVVTMANAMASQAVMPLFGMDADEGTARIVTLVILVIQAALVIASTRLFGMITSAAVGVELGIIAVLVVALLVVIALTGGGDIGNLTSRGVSISDPNYFAIGGGLMAGALMGLTTLVGFDSAANLAEEAKDPFRTVPRAIVGSVVAASVAGLIFLIVLTVSIKDVGAVTADASPVAAIIRGQLGPFWERILIGGIAFAFFGAGMVVMAACARQAFAMARDGRFPASGLMKRVNRRTRTPVAATLLIVAIGIVLMVALPGDALNQLLVGGTLLPALMYGAIVVLYLAVRTKLERKEGGFNLGRFELPVTIVALVWVALVLFVLVTPPDALVPALVVLGLILAGGVYFAWLMIFRRTVLENEPDGGAAVEDIEVDARPETTTDADASTAPGA; this is translated from the coding sequence ATGACCGTCAACGCGCCCCGCACCGACGCGCAAGCCGATGCATTCGATCCCCCAGCTGGCGACCAGCCACAGCTGAGGCGCACACTAGGCGGGTTCCAAGTCTTCGCGATCTCGTTCGCCTTCATCTCGGTTGCGGTCGGCGTCTTCGCTACGTACGGCGAGATGTTGCAGACGGCGGGCCCGGTCGGAATCTGGCTCTGGGTTGCCGCCGCAACCGGGCAGACACTGGTCGCCCTGGTCGTCGCCCAGTTTGCAGCCCGCATTGCCCTGAGTGGCTCGTCGTACCAGTGGGCATCCAGGCTCGCGAATCCGAAGATCGGCTGGTTCTTCGGCTGGCTCAGCTTCTGGTATCTCGCCATCGCCGTAGTGACGATGGCCAACGCAATGGCGAGCCAAGCAGTGATGCCGCTGTTCGGCATGGATGCTGACGAAGGCACTGCGCGCATCGTCACCCTGGTCATCCTGGTGATCCAGGCCGCGCTGGTGATCGCCTCGACTCGGCTGTTCGGCATGATCACGTCAGCTGCGGTTGGCGTCGAACTGGGCATCATCGCCGTGTTGGTCGTCGCCCTGCTTGTCGTCATCGCGCTCACTGGAGGCGGTGACATCGGCAACCTCACGTCACGCGGGGTCTCGATCAGCGACCCCAACTATTTCGCCATCGGAGGCGGACTCATGGCCGGGGCCCTCATGGGTCTTACGACTCTGGTCGGCTTCGACTCGGCCGCAAACCTCGCCGAGGAGGCGAAGGACCCCTTTCGAACGGTACCGCGAGCGATCGTCGGATCGGTCGTCGCGGCAAGCGTTGCCGGTCTCATCTTTCTGATCGTGCTGACGGTCTCCATCAAAGACGTGGGCGCGGTCACCGCCGACGCCTCACCGGTCGCCGCGATCATCCGGGGTCAACTCGGCCCCTTCTGGGAGCGCATTCTCATCGGCGGCATCGCCTTCGCCTTCTTCGGCGCCGGGATGGTCGTGATGGCCGCCTGCGCGCGCCAAGCGTTTGCGATGGCACGCGACGGCCGCTTTCCTGCATCCGGCCTGATGAAACGCGTGAACCGTCGTACCCGCACACCGGTCGCCGCGACCCTGTTGATCGTGGCCATCGGAATCGTGCTGATGGTTGCCCTGCCCGGTGACGCCCTGAACCAGCTGCTCGTCGGCGGAACCCTGCTGCCCGCGCTGATGTACGGCGCCATCGTGGTGCTCTACCTTGCGGTGCGCACCAAGCTCGAGCGCAAAGAGGGCGGGTTCAACCTCGGTCGTTTCGAGTTGCCTGTGACCATCGTCGCCCTTGTCTGGGTGGCTCTCGTGCTCTTCGTGCTCGTCACCCCGCCAGATGCCCTGGTACCGGCGCTGGTGGTTCTCGGGCTCATTCTGGCCGGCGGCGTCTACTTCGCCTGGCTCATGATCTTCAGGCGCACAGTGCTTGAGAATGAGCCTGACGGCGGGGCAGCAGTCGAAGACATCGAGGTGGATGCCCGGCCCGAAACCACCACGGATGCCGACGCCAGCACGGCTCCGGGGGCCTGA